In Xylanibacillus composti, the sequence AAAAGGGAAGCTTCGCAGCTTACGCCTATCGCTATCGCGGTACCCTATTGAGCATCTGCAGGATCATCTTGCGCCCTTGCTTGTCTCTCAGCCGCCCTTTCATTCAGCCTTCGAGTGTCTGTAATTCGCTTGACCAAGGCCGCAGCCGGTTGCTGCAGCAATATCGCGAGCACAATCGGCACGCTGGCCTGCGGACTGAGATAAGCCAATCCAATGACCAGTCCCAAGGATATGTTGCGAATGCCTATCGCATAGGCCATCGTCAGGCGCGGCGCTTCTTCCTCAGCTGCCTGCATCGTCTTCGTCCTGCCAACCGTCCATGCCCCAACAGCATAGCCAATCGCGATTAGCAGCACAATGCCCGGCAAGAGAAGCGGCAAATCTGCTTTCCATTCCAACGCATAAGGGGCAATCGCTGCTGCGTTCAATGCCAATACGGCGAGAAATGCCAGCTTGGACAAAGGCAAGGCGACAGGCCGGATGGAATCAGCCGCCGATCTTCTTCTGTCCCGAAGTGTGGCGCCGAGCAGTGTCGGCAGCACAACGATCAACAGCAGATCAACAAATACCCCTTGCGCGTTCAATGCCAATTCTGTCCCGAACGCCAGCTTCAGCGTTGCAGGCACAATGAAGGGGCTTAAGATAGAGTCCAATACGATCAGAGCAAGCGCAAGCGGGATTTGTCCGCCGGTCATGCCAATCCAGATTACGGAGGACACCCCCAGCGGGATAGCTGTGTACAGCACCAAGCCGTGGGTATAAGGGGAATGAGCCCCGAATAGGAGCGCTCCTGTGCCGAAAGCAATCATGGGAAGAACGATGTGCGCCAATACAAGCGCTGCTGCGATCAGTCCGGGCCTGTGAAGCGCTTGCCTCAAATCGATCAAGCCGCAGCCAAGCGCCATCACAAACGTAATGAAAGCAAACAGATAGGGCACAGTCGGTACATAGGCGTCCAAGGTCGCAGTACAAAAGAACCCGACGGCAAGCGCCGCCGGGGTTAGAAGCATCATGCTGGACTCAAACCGGGCATTGACGGTCAATGCCGCTGCGGTAATGCGCTCCCATGCTGCGGACATGTTTGTCTTACGCGAACACCGGCTCTTTGAACTCGGCCAGCTTCTCCAGAGAGTCCTTGTCTACGTCTGCATGCAGGCTGTTGCCGTGAGAGTCCATCGTCACGATTGCTGCAAAGCCTTCCACCTGCAGGTGCCACATCGCCTCCGGAATGCCGAATTCCAAGAAGTGAACGCCCTCCACCTTCTTGATCGTTTGCGCGTAGTATTGAGCAGCACCGCCGATTGCATTCAGATATACGCCTCCATGCTCTTGGAGAGCCTTCAACGTCTTGGCGCCCATGCCGCCCTTGCCGATCACGGCCCGAATGCCGAACTTCTTCATAATATCGCCCTGATACGGTTCTTCCCGAATACTCGTAGTCGGTCCTGCCGCCTTGACGTGATATTCGCCATGTTCATCCTTCATCATAACCGGGCCGCAGTGATAAATAACGTGACCGTTCAGATCGACCGGCGCATCGTGATCCATCAAATACTTGTGCAGCGCATCGCGTCCTGTATGCATCAGGCCATTGATGACGACGACGTCGCCGACACGCAGATCGCGAATCTGCTCCTCGGTAATAGGCGCTTGCAGGACTACCTCGCGCCGCTTTTCGGGCTGCTTCTCTTCCTTGGCTGCCTCGTCTGCAGCCGCCATCGCATTGCCCTTGCCGCGTTTGTACTGCCATTTCGAAATTTCGCCGGTTTGCGGGTCAACCAAGACGCCCATACGGCGAAATGCCCAACAGTTATAAGCAACGGATACAAAGAAGCTTGCCGGCAAGCGGTTCATGACGCCAACTTTGCAGCCAAGCAGTGTCGCCTGTCCGCCAAAGCCCATCGTCCCGATACCCAGCTGGTTGGCATGCTCCATCACATACTCCTCCAGCTTGCGCAAATCCTCGTTCGGATTCACATCGTCCACTTCGCGGAACAGCTGCTGCTTCGCCAACTCATAGCCGCTCGTACGGTCGCCGCCAATGCCTACACCGATAAAGCCGGCGCTGCAGCCCTGTCCCTGCGCTTGATACACAGCGTGCATGATGCATTTGCGTATGCCGTCCAGGTCTCTTCCGGCCTTGCCCAAGCCTTCCAATTCCATCGGCAGACTGTACTGAATATTCTTATTCTCGCAGCCGCCGCCCTTCAAGATCAGCTTCACTTCAATCTGATCCTCTTCCCACTGCTCGAAGTGAAAGACCGGCGTTCCCGCACCGAGGTTGTCGCCCGAATTGGCCCCTGTCAAGGAATCTACAGAGTTCGGGCGCAGCTTGCCGTCTGCGGTTGCGCGCTGAATCGCATGCTTGATGTGCTTTTTGATCTCCAGCTGATTGACGCCGACAGGCGTATGAATGACGAACGTCGGCATGCCTGTATCCTGACAAATCGGAGAAACATTCGTCTCTGCCGAATCAATATTTCCCGCTATAGTCGAAAGCGCCAATGCGGCGCGTGTGCCTTGATCTTCCTGCTCCCGGGCTTTGCGAATGGCATCGCGCACGTCCGCAGGCAGTACGGTCGAGGTTTCCACGATTAGCTGATACATGCTTTCTTCGAATTGTTTCATGGTCTATCGCTGCTCCTCCCGAACAATATTTAGGGTCCATATGCTAAAAGATTCTCTTTCCATATTAGCACACTCCACACTGCTTGATAAGGTGCTTCTCCTTCCAACCTGCGCTTAGATCGACAGTTCATCGATCGTCTTCTCGAAGGCAGGCGCCATCTGCTGGAGGAAGTAGTCCACCTCCTCGAGCTCCAATCGCTTCAACTGATCTTCGATTTGCTGTTTAGCCACCTTGAATTCCTGATTCCCTGCCGAGAGCTCCGAAACACATTTCAGGTAAGCATCCAACAAATCAGCCGCTTTGACATAGTGGTCGTAGCTCCCTTTATCCGGACTAATCAGAGGACGGTACACTTCTTGCAGACCATCAGGAAGCATATCCGCCATCCGTTCGGCTGCCGCGCGCTCAATATCCCGGAAGTGCTGAAGTATGCCCGGATTGCTGTGTTTGACCGGCTGGGCTACGTCACCGACAAACACCTCCGTTGCATCATGGAACAGAGCCCTGGACGCAATCTGTTCCACTGGCAGTGATTTGCCATATACGACGTTGCCGATCGTGCACAGCAGATGCGTCCACACTGCAACATAATAGGAGTGCAAGGCAACAGACTCCTGCTGGGTGTTGCGCATAAGCGACCAACGGTGAATGTCCTTCATGCGATACAGTAGGGCCGGGAACGCATAATGCTCCATTACATCACTCCCCCATAATCTTTGTCTATGCATAATAAAGAACCCGCGACAGTACGTATGACTTTGTGGCTTTGACTCATCGCAAGCGGCGATCAGATCAATACACAAAAAAAACGTTACCTTTATAATCGCGGGATACTGTTGCTATTTTCTTTTTGTTACCTAGAAAAGTGTCGGGTTCAGCATCAGCACCACAAGCACCACCAGAACCAGAGCGTTAATCCAGCCGAGCTTGCGTGCCTTTCCTGCCGCTTGTCCCAATGCTTGCGCATCCAGCAAGCCGCTGCGAATGGACTTCAGCGGTTTCGACATAATTCCGGTCATGGCGAACATGGCAAGAATCAAGACGGTAGCCACAATGGTCCAGGCGATGGAAACGCCCGCCTTGCTTGACATGTATCCGCCGGAAAGAAATACAAGAATCAAAACATATTGCCCAATGCGATTGCCCGTAACCAGAAACCCGAACGTCTTGTTCCGGTTGCCCTCCGCCCGAAGGCCGGAAGTAATCAGAAAGGGCAGAAGCAGATAAAACAGGGTGACAATGGCCGATAGCACGTGAATAAAATAACTGGCCTGATACATCGTATGCCTCCTCTCATGTAAATCACCCCGGATGCAAGGATGCGGTCCCTGCTGATCCGGGGTCGGGGTGTTCCCATTAGCCGCCTTTTACAATATTGATCACATTCGTAACCGATTGTGCCGACTTGTCGAGCGCGGCCTTCTCCTCTGCTGTCAATTCCAACTCGAACACTTTTTCAATACCGTCGCCGCCAAGCAAAACAGGCACGCCCATGAACAGCTCATCATAGCCATATTCGCCTTCAAGCAGAGCAATCGCCGGAAGCACGCGCTTCTTGTCCTTTAGAATCGCCTCTGCCATTTGTACAAGCGAAGCAGCCGGCGCATAGTATGCACTGCCATTGCCAAGCAGGTTGACAATCTCGCCCCCGCCTGTGCGCGTCCGCTGCACGATGGCTTCAATCCGATCTTGTGGAATCAGCTTGTCGATGGGAATACCGCCTACACTGGAATACCGGACAAGCGGAACCATATCATCACCGTGGCCGCCTAGCACGAAGCCGCGAACATCTTCAACGGAGACATTCAGCTCTTGCGCGATGAATGTGCAGTAACGAGCCGTATCCAGAACACCGGACTGGCCGATGACCCGGTTCTTCGGAAAGCCGAGCGACTCATAAGCCGCGTAGGTCATGGCATCCACCGGATTGCTAAGAATCAGGACATAGGCATTCGGACACTTCACCTTGATATTCTCGCAAACCGATCGCATGATGCCGGCATTGGTGTTCACCAGATCGTCCCGGCTCATGCCCGGCTTGCGGGCTATGCCTGCCGTAATGATCACAAGATCAGAGCCTTCGGTCTCCTCATAGCTGGAAGTGCCGACAATGCTGCTGTCAAATCCCTGCACAGGACTCGCTTCCAACATATCCAACGCTTTGCCTTTAGTCGGATTTTCCAGTTGCGGAATATCAACCAGCACTACATCGCCAAGCTCCTTCTGAGCCAGCATAAGCGCCGTAGTCGCACCGGTAAAGCCTGCGCCGACAACCGTAATTTTCCTGCGCGTAATTGCCATCGGTGAATCGCTCCTCCTTTCCGTGGTTCAGGACGACGGAAGGAAGGGAAGCCGAGCTTGCCCTTCCTTCTGCATTCATGTTCGATCTTAGTTCATGTTCTTAATAATTTCGTTGCCGAATTCCGAGCATTTTACTTCAGTTGCTTCGTCCATCAAGCGGGCAAAGTCATAAGTGACGGTCTTGTTCGCGATGGAACGCTCCATGCCTTGGTAAATGAGGTCAGCCGCTTCCTGCCAGCCCAGGTGCTCCAGCATCAGAACGCCGGACAAGATAACCGATCCCGGATTTACAACGTCCAGGCCTGCGTATTTCGGTGCAGTACCATGCGTTGCTTCGAAGATTGCATGCCCTGTTGCATAGTTGATGTTGGCTCCCGGCGCGATGCCGATGCCGCCGACTTGCGCTGCCAATGCATCGGACAAGTAATCGCCGTTCAGGTTCAGGGTAGCGATCACGTCGAAGTCGCGAGGGCGAGTCAGGACTTGCTGCAGAGCGATGTCCGCAATAGCATCCTTGATAATAATTTTGCCCGCTTCTTCCGCTTCCTTCTGCGCTTTGTTCGCTGCTTCTACGCCTTCCGCTTCCTTGATGCGGTCATATTGTCCCCATGTGAATGTCTTGTCGCCGAACTCTTGCTCAGCCAGCTCATAGCCCCAGTTCTTGAAGGCACCTTCGGTAAATTTCATGATGTTCCCCTTATGTACAAGGGTAACAGATTTGCGGTTATGCTGAATTGCATATTCGATCGCTGCGCGAATGAGGCGCTTGGAGCCTTCAGACGACACAGGCTTGATGCCGATACCGGACGTTTCCGGGAAGCGGATCTTGTTCACTCCCATTTCCTGCTGGAGGAACTGGATGACCTTCTTCACTTCATCGCTTCCGGATTGATATTCGATGCCTGCATAGATATCCTCTGTGTTCTCACGGAAGATGACCATATCTACCAGATCCGGACGCTTGACCGGAGAAGGCACGCCAGTGAAATAGCGAACCGGACGTACGCATGCATACAGATCCAGCTCTTGGCGAAGCGCAACGTTCAAAGAACGGATTCCGCCGCCGATTGGCGTTGTCAATGGTCCTTTGATCGCAACGAGATATTCGCGAATCGCAGTCAGCGTATCCTCAGGCAGCCATTCGCCGTATTTGTTATTGGACTTCTCTCCTGCATAGACTTCGTACCAAGCGATTTTCTTCTCGCCTTTGTAGGCTTTCTCTACTGCGGCATCCAATACGCGCTGCGCAGCTGCCCAGATGTCCGGTCCAGTTCCGTCTCCTTCGATGAAAGGCACGATTGGTTCGTTCGGTACATTCAGTTTTCCGCCCTGCAGGGTAATGGGTTGACCTTGTGTCGGTTGTTCAAACTTCTTGAATTGCGGCATAGTATTGTTTCCTCCTTTAATTGCTTGCAGCATCTCTATCCAATGTCATGACACATGAGCTTCATGCGCATGAAGACGAACGGGTGCTGCCGGCCGCAAGGACCGGTTACGCCCGTTTGTTCCGTATACTTGATCTATGTGTCCCAAATGCGACCATGCGGCAAATTCAGCTTAGCGCTGTTCGATTGGAACGAAAGCTTGATGCGATGGCCCGGTATACTCCGCACGCGGGCGGATCAGGCGGTTGTTCTCATACTGCTCCAAAATGTGCGCAGTCCAGCCCGATACGCGGCTTACGGCAAATATCGGTGTGAACAAGTCGCGCGGAATTTGAAGCGATGTATAGACGGACGCGGAATAGAAATCCACGTTCGGCTTCAACCCCTTCATGCCGGTAACGAGCTCTTCAATCTTCACGGACATTTCGTACCAATTGGTGTTGCCCGTCAGCTTGCCCAGCTGCTCCGACATCTTCTGCAAATGCTTGGCACGCGGGTCGCCATTTTTGTACACCCGGTGGCCGAAGCCCATAATCTTCACTTTATTGTTCAGCTTGTCCTGAATGTATGGCTCGACATTGTCGATGCTTCCGACTTCTTCCAGCATGGCCATTACGGCTTCATTGGCGCCGCCATGCAAGGGGCCCTTCAAAGCGCCGATTGCCGAGACAACACCGGAGTAGATATCCGAGAGCGTCGCAACCGTAACGCGGGATGCGAAGGTAGAGGCATTCAATTCATGATCGGCATGAAGTACCAATGCTTTGTTGAAAGCTTCTACAGCAATCGCTTCCGGCTCTTGACCGGTCAGCATATAAAGGAAGTTTTCCGCGATGCCTGCGCCTTCCTTCGGCGCGATCGGCTCCTTGCCTTCACGAATGCGGGAGAAGGCTGCTACGATCGCAGGCAGCTGTGCTTGCAGGCGAATCGCCTTGCGTACGTTCGCATCCACGTCCATATCATTGGCCTCTTCATCGTACAAAGCCAATGCAGAGACGAACGTTCTCAGCGCAGCCATCGTATTGACATTCTTCGGCGTAGCGCGGATCAAGTCCAGCACCTGCTCCGGCAAAGCCGCGTTTTGGCTTAGCTTCGCAATCAGATCATTCAATTCAGCACGGTTGGGCAGCTTGCCAAACCACAACAGATACACGACTTCCTCGTAAGAGGCTTTTTCCGCGAGGTCATCGATGTTGATTCCGCGATACGTCAGCACTCCGTCTATGATCGAGCTGATGGACGAAGTTGTCGCTACGATGCCCTCAAGACCCTTGGTAGCAGTCATCGTTTTCTCTCCTTTGTTAAACGAATGCGCTGTCTGTGATAAAACTAATAGACTATGGATAAATTTTTCCTATAAACAGCCTTAAATTTATAATAAGGTATTTCGATGGAGAAAGGAACAAAAGCACACATTAAACTTTATTATCACTACAATAAAGTTTTTTTCGCGTTCCTGCTTTCGACATGCTTTTGCTCATTGGTTGACACATGCTAAAATAGTCAGAAGACCTCGTGCCAGGTGAGCGGGACACCCCTTCCCCAGGTCAAAAAGGAGAGACTTGAATTGAGCGAAACCAAACGCATCGGCATCATCGACATAGGCTCGAACTCTGTTCGGCTGGTCATATATGAATACACGCCATCCGTGTTGGAGCGGCGCATCCGCGTGATCGATGAGAGCAAGGCCTCTGTCCGCCTGAGCGGGAAGGTGCTGGCTGACGGCAGCATCCCCATTCAAGCGCTGAACAGCCTCGTCGACACCCTGCAGCATTTCAAGCTGCTCTGCAGTGTGAACGGCGCTGAGCGCATTCGCGCCACAGCAACTGCAGCGATTCGCAATGCCGCGAACAGCGGGGAAATCCGCGCCTACCTGGAAGAAGCAAGCGGCCTGCACATTGAAGTGCTGTCAGGCGAGGATGAGGCGAGACTCGGCTTTCTCGGCGCCATGCAGACACTGGATATGCAGGAAGGGTTTCTGCTCGATATTGGCGGGGGCAGCACGGAGCTTACTCTTTTCCGGAACCGGACGGTGCTGGAAAGCCACTCCTTTCCTTTCGGCGCAGTGAATATGAGCAAGCGCTTCACGGAAAACGGCGAGCTTAGCCCGGATGGCCTGAGCAAGCTGAGGCAGTTTATTTCCGAAGAGTTGCAGCAGCATGCCTGGGCGGCTGTCCATCCCGGCCTTCCGCTCATCGGGCTTGGCGGGACGATCCGCAATATATGTAAAATCGACCAAAAACAGCGCAAATATTCCCTTGCCAAAACACATCAGTATGAGATGGACGCGCCAACTGTTGCTGCGATGCTTACTCAACTGTCCTCGCTTTCCTATGAGCAGCGCAAAAAAGTGGAAGGCCTGTCCAAGGACAGGGTTGATCTTATTGTGCCGGGATTGACCATTTTGCATACTATTTTTGAGCAAATCCATGCCAGTCATTATGTGGTTTGCGGCGCCGGACTGAGAAACGGCGTATTTTACGAATCCGTCTTCCCGGGAGCGAATGCGCTGTCCAACGTATTGGAACACAGCGTGCGCAATCTGATCAGCCTGCACCCGGCGGTTTCCCTTGATCACGTCAATCAAGTGAACAAGCTGGCCCAGGAGCTGTACAGCGAACTGCGGCCGATACATGGCTACGGAGAGCGCGAAGCGACGCTTCTTCATGCTGCTTCCCTGCTGTACCGCATCGGGATTTCCGTCGATCTATACGATTACCAGAAGCATACGTTTTACCTGATCGCGCATTCCGCAATCTATGGGCTGTCCCATCGGGAAACGCTTATGGTCGCTTTGATCGCCTCATACAAATCAAAGAGCCGCTGCAAGAAAGCAGCAGCTCCTTATCGCGATATCCTCAGCGAAGAAGACCTCGGGGTATGCGAGAAGTTGGGGACCGTTCTGCAACTGGCTGTCGCTTTGGACCGAAGCGAAACACAGCCAATCGAATCGATGTCGTGCAAGCTGCAGAACAAGCAGTTGGCGCTTAATGTCAAAACGCGCTGGAACGCTTCCATCGAAGCCCGCGAAGTCGAGGCCGTCGCCTCAGACTTCAAGAAAAGCTGGAAGGTTGCCCCGCTCTGGCGGGAAGGCTGACTCCTCCGACCCGCCGCTTCCTTCTTGACATGCCTACTTCCAGCTGTCGATATCTTCCGCAGCGAATTGACTGCGCAGCGGAGGCTGGTTGTTCTCCACCCGGGCGTACTGGCCGGAGGGCAGCAGCTTCCGCGCCTTGACATTGTCGCGCAGGGACAGCTCCAGCAAGTTGATCAGCGATTGCTTGAGCCGATAGTCAAACACTGGACACATCAATTCAATTCTTCGCGTCAAATTGCGTGTCATCCAGTCTGCGCTGGATAAGTACAGTTCCGGATTCCCATCATTCTCAAAGAATATAATGCGGGAGTGCTCCAGATAACGGTCCACGATGCTGTACACGCGGATGTTCTCGCTTAATCCCTTCACACCCGGACATAAACAGCACACCCCTCGTATGATCAGATCGATTTGCACCCCTGCCTGCGACGCTTTGTACAGCTGATCCACCATGGCCTGGTTGCTCAAGGAGTTCATCTTCGCTATAATTTTGGCCGGCTTGCCCTTGCGCGCATTTTTGGCTTCCCGGTCAATCAGCTCAAAAAGCCTGTCCTGCAAACCGTCAGGCGCCACAGCGAACGCCTGCCACTCATGCGGCGATGAATACCCTGTGATTTCATTGAACAGAGCTGACGCATCCTCACCAATTATCGGGTGAGTCGTGAACAACCCTGTATCCGTATAAAGACGTGCCGTACTGTCATTGTAGTTGCCCGTGCTCACGTGCACATATCTGCGCAAATAGTTCATTTCCTGTCGGACAATGAGCAAAATTTTGGCATGCGTCTTCAACCCAACCAGTCCATATACGACATGACATCCTGTCTTCTCCAGCTGGCGCGCCCAAGCAATATTCCGCTCCTCGTCAAACCTGGCCTTCAGCTCCACCACTACGGTTACCTGCTTGCCTGCCTCAGCTGCCTTGGCGAGCGACCGGATGATCGGACTGTTGCCGCTTACCCTGTACAGCGTCATCTTGATCGCCAGCACTTTCGGGTCCTCTGCCGCTTGTTCCAGGAAATCGTTCACCGCGTCAAAGGACTCGTAAGGATGGTGAATCAACACGTCCTGCTGCCGCAGCACGGCAAACAAATCATCGGAATCATCGAATTCCCTCGGATAAACAGGCGCCACCTTCGGGTAACGCAAATGTTCCAGACCGGGCACCTGCGCGCTGAACTTCATCAGAAAGGTCAAGTCCAATGGTCCATCAATCTCAAGCACATGATCTTCAATCTCAAATTCATCCTTCAGCATGTCCAGCGAATAAGGATGCATGCCTCTTTCTACTTCCAAGCGTACCGGCACTCCCCAGCGGCGGCGGCGAAGCTCCTTCTCAATTTCCTCCAGCAAGTCCTCCGCCCCTTCTTCGTTCAGGGTCAGATCTGCATTCCTTGTAATTCGGAAGTCATGCACAGCTATAGGCGTATATCCGCTGAATAACGTGTGGATATGCTGCTTGATCAAGTGCTCCAGCAGAATATATTCCCGCTTCTTGCTGTTTTGCCGCACCGGAACTTCTATGCATCGATTTAAAATGGAAGGGACTTGAACAATGGCGAAATAAGGCTCTTCTTCTTCCGTCGAATCTTCATCGCGGCGCAGCACCACTGCCAAATAAATGCCCAGCGAGTGCACAAGCGGGAAGGGGCGGCTCTGATCCACCGCCATCGGCGTCAGCACAGGGAATACAATATCATGAAAATACTCATCCAACGACCGCTGCTGCGATTGATTCAAGCTTTCATAATCTGTAAGTATGACCTGCTCCTTCGCCAGCAGCCGAATCAGCTCCCGGTATGTCTTGTACTGCGCTTGAACCATCTGCGAGGAGCGTTTCATAATTTTGTTCAGCAGCACCTGCGGAGTATAGCCGGTAAAGTCCTCCTTCGTATACTTTGCCTTCACCTGGTCCTGAACTCCCGCTACGCGAACACTCATAAATTCATCCAAATTGCTGGACACAATGGACAGAAATTTCACCCGCTCCAGCAGAGGCGTAGTATGGTCCTGAGCTTCTTCCATGACACGTCGATTGAATTCGATCCAGCTCAAATCTCGATTCAAGTAAATTGGCTGATTTTTGTTCCGTTCGGAAGCTCTATCCACGGTTTTCCCCCCATCCTTTTCCTTATTTCATTATGATTCGACATTGTTAACCCCATGTTAAGGAATTGTAAATTGTGGGTTAAAAGACTTGTCCGGGATGTTCTCCGCTCGCGTGTCATTGCGCAGTAGCTGTGGTAAAATAAATCAAACCAAACATATACGGGGAGGTGAACGCTTGGATTCGATACGCATAGCCCAGACCTTGCGGGCCATATGGGTGCTCATCGTTGCAGCGGCCATTGTCTTGGCCATCATCTATGTAACGCCGTTAGTATACCCCTTCCTGATCGGGTGGCTGATCGCGTTTGCGCTCATCCCGCTGACCAATGTATTGGAGGGCAAAGCCCGTTTTCCCAGGTGGCTGGCCGTTACGGTCTCGCTTATCCTGTTCGTCGGCATTGTGATGGCGTTGCTGACGCTTATAGTCAGCCGCATCGTAGTCCAAATTGGCAAGCTGGTCGCCTATGTCGAGGCCAATATCGAGGGATGGGTCAACAACGTCATTGCCCTCATCCAATCCGAACAGTGGCAAAACACGCTGGCTCAATTCAGCCGCTTCTATGCGCAAAATGAACGCTACCACACGACCATCGACTCTAATTTGACAACACTCGGTGATCGCGTAACCGAAACAACGACAAAACTGCTGACCGGCTTTGTGACCGGCATCGTCAATCTGGCTGCATCACTGCCCAGCATGGCTTTTGTAATTATTGTCGCGCTGCTGGCTGCCTTCTTTATTGCGAAGGATTGGTACAAGATCAAAGCTTGGTTGAAGCGTGTGTTCCCGAGCCGCATCAGCCAGCCTTTCGGCACCGTGTGGTTTGGACTTGGCAGGGCGTTGTTCGGGTATTTGCGGGCGCAATTGATCATGATCTCGATTACCGCATTGTTCATCATGATCGGACTCATGATTATGCGAGTCGATTATGCTGTCACGATTGCCCTGCTGATCGGGCTTGTTGACCTTCTTCCCTACCTGGGTACTGGCGCCGCCATGATCCCCTGGATCATCTATACGTTCATAAGCGGCAATATTCCGCTTGGCATAGGGCTCTCCATTCTGTATGGAGTTGTGCTCGTCACCCGATCCATCATCGAACCGAAAGTGCTGGCAACCAGCATCGGCATGAACTCGCTGGCTACGCTGATTGCCATGTTTGTCGGCTTGGGCTTGTTCGGTG encodes:
- a CDS encoding RNA degradosome polyphosphate kinase, whose translation is MDRASERNKNQPIYLNRDLSWIEFNRRVMEEAQDHTTPLLERVKFLSIVSSNLDEFMSVRVAGVQDQVKAKYTKEDFTGYTPQVLLNKIMKRSSQMVQAQYKTYRELIRLLAKEQVILTDYESLNQSQQRSLDEYFHDIVFPVLTPMAVDQSRPFPLVHSLGIYLAVVLRRDEDSTEEEEPYFAIVQVPSILNRCIEVPVRQNSKKREYILLEHLIKQHIHTLFSGYTPIAVHDFRITRNADLTLNEEGAEDLLEEIEKELRRRRWGVPVRLEVERGMHPYSLDMLKDEFEIEDHVLEIDGPLDLTFLMKFSAQVPGLEHLRYPKVAPVYPREFDDSDDLFAVLRQQDVLIHHPYESFDAVNDFLEQAAEDPKVLAIKMTLYRVSGNSPIIRSLAKAAEAGKQVTVVVELKARFDEERNIAWARQLEKTGCHVVYGLVGLKTHAKILLIVRQEMNYLRRYVHVSTGNYNDSTARLYTDTGLFTTHPIIGEDASALFNEITGYSSPHEWQAFAVAPDGLQDRLFELIDREAKNARKGKPAKIIAKMNSLSNQAMVDQLYKASQAGVQIDLIIRGVCCLCPGVKGLSENIRVYSIVDRYLEHSRIIFFENDGNPELYLSSADWMTRNLTRRIELMCPVFDYRLKQSLINLLELSLRDNVKARKLLPSGQYARVENNQPPLRSQFAAEDIDSWK
- the ytvI gene encoding sporulation integral membrane protein YtvI, which translates into the protein MDSIRIAQTLRAIWVLIVAAAIVLAIIYVTPLVYPFLIGWLIAFALIPLTNVLEGKARFPRWLAVTVSLILFVGIVMALLTLIVSRIVVQIGKLVAYVEANIEGWVNNVIALIQSEQWQNTLAQFSRFYAQNERYHTTIDSNLTTLGDRVTETTTKLLTGFVTGIVNLAASLPSMAFVIIVALLAAFFIAKDWYKIKAWLKRVFPSRISQPFGTVWFGLGRALFGYLRAQLIMISITALFIMIGLMIMRVDYAVTIALLIGLVDLLPYLGTGAAMIPWIIYTFISGNIPLGIGLSILYGVVLVTRSIIEPKVLATSIGMNSLATLIAMFVGLGLFGVLGLIIGPVTLVLMLTIQKAGVFRDVWRYIQHGSTIHTGK